One stretch of Micromonospora echinospora DNA includes these proteins:
- a CDS encoding LacI family DNA-binding transcriptional regulator translates to MTDVARLAGVSHQTVSRVLNGHPNVREQTRLRVQAAITELGYRPNRAARALVTGRSQVIGVVAQNTTLYGPASLLAALEQTAAEAGFAVSIGSVRDLDHRSISAAVERHLAHRVAGIVVIAPVESAGEALERLPQDVPLVTVDGDPRRPIPLVTVDQVAGAKAATEHLLAAGHRTVWHVSGPSDWFDSAGRIEGWREALRQAGAEIPPLVPADWSAAAGYRCGQMLARMPEVTAVFTANDHLALGVLRALHEHGRRVPDDISVVGFDDVPEAAYFIPPLTTVRPDFTAVAAASLDLLLAQIESEQAGPLRQTIAPTLVPRRSVGPPPTR, encoded by the coding sequence ATGACGGACGTGGCTCGCCTCGCCGGGGTTTCGCACCAGACGGTCTCCCGGGTCCTCAACGGGCATCCCAATGTGCGTGAACAGACCCGGCTGCGGGTCCAGGCCGCCATCACCGAGCTCGGCTACCGGCCCAACCGCGCGGCCCGCGCGCTGGTGACCGGCCGATCCCAGGTGATCGGCGTGGTCGCCCAGAACACCACGCTGTACGGCCCGGCGTCGCTGCTGGCCGCGCTGGAGCAGACCGCCGCCGAGGCCGGTTTCGCGGTGAGCATCGGCAGTGTCCGCGACCTCGACCACCGCTCCATCTCGGCGGCGGTGGAGCGGCACCTGGCGCACCGGGTCGCCGGCATAGTGGTGATCGCGCCGGTCGAGTCCGCCGGGGAGGCGCTCGAACGGCTGCCCCAGGACGTGCCGCTGGTCACCGTCGACGGCGATCCGCGGCGGCCCATCCCGCTGGTCACTGTCGACCAGGTCGCCGGCGCCAAGGCCGCCACCGAGCACCTCCTCGCCGCCGGGCACCGCACCGTCTGGCACGTGTCCGGCCCGTCGGACTGGTTCGACAGCGCCGGCCGGATAGAGGGGTGGCGCGAGGCGCTGCGACAGGCGGGCGCCGAGATTCCCCCGCTGGTCCCGGCGGACTGGTCCGCTGCCGCGGGCTACCGGTGCGGGCAGATGCTGGCCCGGATGCCGGAGGTCACCGCGGTCTTCACGGCGAACGACCACCTGGCGCTCGGCGTGCTGCGGGCGCTGCACGAGCACGGCCGCCGCGTACCGGACGACATCAGCGTCGTCGGGTTCGACGACGTGCCCGAGGCGGCGTACTTCATCCCGCCGCTGACCACGGTGCGGCCCGACTTCACGGCGGTGGCCGCGGCCAGCCTCGACCTGCTGCTGGCCCAGATCGAGTCGGAGCAGGCCGGGCCGCTGCGGCAGACGATCGCGCCCACCCTGGTGCCGCGCCGCAGCGTAGGCCCACCCCCCACCCGCTGA
- a CDS encoding beta-L-arabinofuranosidase domain-containing protein, producing MPAPLVNRRFLLRATGATAVAATAGAAAGSVTAGGTAHAALPPARPDIGVSAYAFDSGQVRLTASRWQDNQNRTVAYLRFVDVNRLLYNFRANHRLSTGGAAANGGWDAPNFPFRTHMQGHFLTAWAQAWAVLGDTTCRDKALTMVAELARCQANNGAAGFSTGYLSGFPESDFTALEARTLSNGNVPYYCVHKTLAGLLDVWRLIGSTQARDVLLALAGWVDQRTGRLTSAQMQAMLGTEFGGMNAVLTDLYQQTGDGRWLTVAQRFDHAAVFNPLAANSDQLNGLHANTQVPKWIGAAREYKATGATRYRDIATNAWAITVGAHTYAIGGNSQAEHFRAPNAIAGYLRNDTCEACNTYNMLKLTRELWQLDPDRVAYADFYERALLNHMIGQQNPADAHGHVTYFTPLNPGGRRGVGPAWGGGTWSTDYNSFWCCQGTGLETNTTLADGIYFHNGTTLTVNLFMPSVLTWSQRGITVTQATSYPVGDTTTLTVTGSVSGSWTMRIRIPAWTSGASVSVNGVAAGIATTPGSYAVLTRAWTSGDTVTVRLPMRVATVAANDDAAVAAVTYGPVVLSGNYGNTTLSALPTLDPASVTRAGTDSLAFTARADGATVNLGPFYDAHGHNYTVYWRVGAGGGGGEASFRLANAASGLVLGIQNMSTADGGLALQWGDTGTTDHDWQLVVDGSALRLRNVNSGKVLGVENMSTADGARILQWADNGTADHLWTVVDVGDGSHKLRNVHTGKLLGISGGSTAQGAFAVQDPDNGSLDNQWRFLPNGARRIQNLGSGLVLGVQNMSTADGGLVVQWGDTGTADHLWTALVDTGGYLRLRNGNSGKVLGVEGGSTAAGARIVQWADNGTADHRWRLRHGGGGWFRIQCANGGRVLGLSGGSAAQGAQAVLADDTSAAHQRWRFL from the coding sequence ATGCCCGCTCCCCTGGTGAACCGCCGATTCCTGCTCCGCGCCACCGGCGCCACCGCCGTCGCGGCCACCGCCGGCGCCGCCGCCGGGTCCGTCACCGCAGGCGGTACGGCGCACGCCGCGCTGCCACCGGCCCGCCCCGACATCGGCGTGTCCGCGTACGCCTTCGACAGCGGCCAGGTCCGGCTGACCGCGAGCCGGTGGCAGGACAACCAGAACCGCACGGTGGCCTACCTGCGCTTCGTCGACGTCAACCGGCTGCTCTACAACTTCCGGGCCAACCATCGCCTGTCCACCGGTGGCGCCGCCGCCAACGGCGGCTGGGACGCGCCGAACTTCCCGTTCCGCACCCACATGCAGGGTCACTTCCTGACCGCCTGGGCGCAGGCGTGGGCGGTGCTCGGCGACACGACCTGCCGGGACAAGGCGCTCACCATGGTCGCCGAGCTGGCCCGCTGCCAGGCCAACAACGGCGCGGCCGGGTTCAGCACCGGCTACCTGTCCGGCTTCCCGGAGTCCGACTTCACCGCGCTGGAGGCCCGGACGCTCAGCAACGGCAACGTCCCCTACTACTGCGTCCACAAGACGCTGGCCGGGCTGCTGGACGTGTGGCGGCTGATCGGCAGCACCCAGGCCCGGGACGTGCTGCTGGCGCTGGCCGGCTGGGTCGACCAGCGCACCGGCCGGCTCACCTCGGCCCAGATGCAGGCCATGCTCGGCACCGAGTTCGGCGGCATGAACGCGGTGCTGACCGACCTCTACCAGCAGACCGGCGACGGGCGGTGGCTCACCGTCGCGCAGCGGTTCGACCACGCCGCCGTGTTCAACCCGCTCGCCGCCAACTCCGACCAGCTCAACGGGCTGCACGCCAACACGCAGGTGCCCAAGTGGATCGGCGCGGCCCGGGAGTACAAGGCCACCGGCGCCACCCGCTACCGCGACATCGCCACCAACGCGTGGGCCATCACCGTCGGCGCGCACACGTACGCCATCGGCGGCAACAGCCAGGCGGAGCACTTCCGCGCCCCGAACGCGATCGCCGGCTACCTGCGCAACGACACCTGCGAGGCGTGCAACACGTACAACATGCTCAAGCTCACCCGGGAGCTGTGGCAGCTCGACCCGGACCGGGTCGCGTACGCCGACTTCTACGAGCGCGCGCTGCTCAACCACATGATCGGCCAGCAGAACCCGGCCGACGCGCACGGTCACGTCACCTACTTCACCCCGCTCAACCCGGGCGGGCGGCGCGGTGTCGGCCCGGCGTGGGGCGGCGGCACCTGGAGCACCGACTACAACTCCTTCTGGTGCTGTCAAGGCACCGGGCTGGAGACCAACACCACGCTCGCGGACGGGATCTACTTCCACAACGGCACCACGCTGACTGTCAACCTGTTCATGCCCTCCGTGCTGACCTGGAGCCAGCGCGGCATCACAGTCACCCAGGCCACCTCGTACCCGGTCGGCGACACCACGACGCTGACCGTGACCGGCTCGGTGAGCGGGTCGTGGACGATGCGGATCCGGATCCCGGCGTGGACCAGCGGGGCGAGCGTCAGCGTCAACGGCGTCGCCGCGGGCATCGCCACCACGCCCGGCAGCTACGCCGTCCTGACCCGCGCCTGGACCTCCGGCGACACGGTCACGGTCCGGCTGCCGATGCGCGTGGCGACGGTGGCCGCAAACGACGACGCCGCGGTCGCCGCCGTCACGTACGGGCCGGTGGTGCTCTCCGGCAACTACGGCAACACCACGCTGAGCGCCCTGCCGACGCTGGACCCCGCCTCGGTCACCCGGGCCGGCACGGACAGTCTCGCCTTCACCGCCCGTGCCGACGGCGCCACCGTCAACCTCGGCCCGTTCTACGACGCCCACGGCCACAACTACACGGTCTACTGGCGCGTCGGCGCGGGCGGTGGTGGTGGCGAGGCGAGTTTCCGGCTGGCGAACGCGGCGAGCGGCCTGGTGCTCGGCATCCAGAACATGTCCACCGCCGACGGCGGCCTCGCCCTGCAGTGGGGCGACACCGGCACCACCGACCACGACTGGCAGCTCGTCGTCGACGGGTCGGCGCTGCGGTTGCGCAACGTCAACAGCGGCAAGGTGCTGGGCGTGGAGAACATGTCCACCGCCGACGGCGCGCGGATCCTGCAATGGGCGGACAACGGCACCGCCGACCATCTCTGGACCGTGGTCGACGTCGGCGACGGCAGCCACAAGCTGCGCAACGTGCACACCGGCAAGCTGCTCGGCATCTCCGGCGGGTCGACCGCCCAGGGCGCGTTCGCCGTGCAGGACCCGGACAACGGCAGCCTGGACAACCAGTGGCGGTTCCTGCCCAACGGGGCGCGGCGGATCCAGAACCTCGGCAGCGGGCTGGTGCTCGGCGTGCAGAACATGTCCACCGCCGACGGTGGGCTCGTCGTCCAGTGGGGTGACACCGGCACCGCCGACCACCTCTGGACCGCGCTCGTGGACACCGGCGGCTACCTACGGCTGCGCAACGGCAACAGCGGCAAGGTGCTGGGCGTCGAGGGCGGCTCGACAGCGGCCGGCGCCCGGATCGTCCAGTGGGCCGACAACGGCACCGCCGACCACAGGTGGCGGCTGCGTCACGGCGGCGGCGGATGGTTCCGGATCCAGTGCGCGAACGGGGGCCGCGTCCTCGGCCTCAGCGGCGGCTCCGCGGCCCAGGGCGCGCAGGCGGTCCTCGCCGACGACACCAGCGCCGCCCACCAGCGCTGGCGCTTCCTCTGA